The DNA sequence AGATCGGCGCGGCCGATCGCACTCCACAGCCGGATGCGCAGGTCGGTGCCGGCCCGGTACTTCCCGATCCCGTCGTGGTCCGAAAGCTTCGGCGGCCGCACGATCGTCCAGTCCAGGCCGGAAGTGGTGATGAGCGGCTCCATCGTTTCCTTGTCGCGCATGCGGTCGGCGACATTCGCCCACACCGCCACCGAGTACAACGACTTGTCGTGCGTCTCCAGCACACCGTGCGCGCTGACGGCGATCAGCCGGGCCACCCCGGCCGCCTTCATCGCGGTGACCGCGGAGCGGATGCCCTCGGTGCACACCGTCGTCGGCCCGTTGCCGGCCCCGCCCAGCGCGCTGATCACCACGCTCGTGCCCGGCAGGACACGCGTGAGGGCCGGGACGTCGGTGACCTCGGGCCAGATCACTTCGTCCAGCCCCTCGCGCGGCGCGAAAGTTCCCGCCCGGCGGACCGGCGCGATCACGTGGTGCCCGCGCTCAAGCGCCGTGGACACCACGTGACGTCCGGTGGCACCGGTCGCTCCGAGGACCGCCACGGTCATCTGTGATACAGGATGTCTCATACCGACATGATGCACACTCGTCATGCTGCGAGTCAAGTTGTCTCATAGGATCGGTTCGTGACCAGCGAGACAGATCCCCGATCCGTGCGAAGCCGCGAAGCGATCTTGAACGCCGCCCGTGAGCTGCTGCTGGAAAGCGGCCCGACCGCGGTGACGCACGTGCTGGTCGCCGACCGCGCGGGAGTGGGCCGCGCGACCGTCTACCGCCACTGGCCCCAGGCCGAACCGCTCCTCCTCGAGGTCATGGCCACCGTCCCGATGCCGTTCCTCGACAAGGCCACCGTTCCCACCCGGGAGTGGCTGCGACGGGAGCTGACCGCGATCGCCCGCCAGCTCGAGCTCGACGACGTCCGCGCCGTGTCCACGACCCTGGCCAACACCGCCCTGTGGGACGAGAACATGGACGCCCGCCGCGCGCAGTTCGCCGGCATCCTCGCCGACCGGCTCGCGGCCGCCCTCGACGAAGCCCAGGCGCGCGGCGAAGTGACCCTCACACTCACCAGCCGCAACGCCGCCGCGATGGCCATCGGGC is a window from the Amycolatopsis sp. NBC_00355 genome containing:
- a CDS encoding TetR/AcrR family transcriptional regulator, yielding MTSETDPRSVRSREAILNAARELLLESGPTAVTHVLVADRAGVGRATVYRHWPQAEPLLLEVMATVPMPFLDKATVPTREWLRRELTAIARQLELDDVRAVSTTLANTALWDENMDARRAQFAGILADRLAAALDEAQARGEVTLTLTSRNAAAMAIGPMYYRSTIERAPIDSALIDAVVAALGTWSTDR
- a CDS encoding NAD(P)-dependent oxidoreductase — encoded protein: MTVAVLGATGATGRHVVSTALERGHHVIAPVRRAGTFAPREGLDEVIWPEVTDVPALTRVLPGTSVVISALGGAGNGPTTVCTEGIRSAVTAMKAAGVARLIAVSAHGVLETHDKSLYSVAVWANVADRMRDKETMEPLITTSGLDWTIVRPPKLSDHDGIGKYRAGTDLRIRLWSAIGRADLAAFLVDEAETPQYTHAYPRITR